The Arachis hypogaea cultivar Tifrunner chromosome 14, arahy.Tifrunner.gnm2.J5K5, whole genome shotgun sequence genome has a segment encoding these proteins:
- the LOC112742333 gene encoding pectinesterase-like, whose product MAAKMQSRKVHESHVSQHTNLCREVLSQVDGSSSSDPKAYIDTAVNDIRDGVTTALKMMTTEEEFSKDDNGIKMAIDGCKEVMESALSSLDLFSNVLHRNHDINSVQMQSPDLKNWLSAIISYQQSCVDIFEDQNEGERKIKEQLQSQSLDRVEKVSIITLDIVTGLAKIIEDLGLHVQMKPIASSRHVLREEVDNEGFPDWFSSSDRKLLANDVKFHVPNVVVAKDSSGNSRTIQDAINSYPKAKNFQGRYIIYVKVGIYKENCTVPSHAINVFMYGDGPTKTIITASMSNVTHNLKTMLTATFVNKAGMFLAKDMRFENAAGAKGHQAVALRNVGDFSAFYNCHIHGYQDTLYVQANRQFYRNCEIAGTVDFIFGTSPAVIQRSKLIVRKPLPTQFNVLVADGTVERNMTTGIVIQECQIVPDPMFDSVKYQIKTYLGRPWKEGSRAVIMESYLGDWINPEGWAPHDGNEMKGFLDICEYGNTGPATSVHGRIKWKGYRGMITKNEAMRFTVAEFLKGGPNNGADRWLNALGVPFDSGFLRP is encoded by the exons AAAGGTTCACGAGTCTCATGTGTCGCAACACACAAACCTCTGTCGCGAGGTTCTAAGCCAAGTTGATGGTTCCTCTTCTTCCGACCCAAAAGCATACATCGACACCGCCGTGAACGATATTAGAGACGGCGTCACCACCGCCCTAAAGATGATGACGACTGAGGAGGAGTTCTCTAAAGATGACAACGGAATCAAGATGGCCATTGATGGTTGCAAAGAAGTCATGGAGTCCGCATTGAGCAGCCTCGACCTTTTCAGCAATGTGCTTCACAGAAATCACGACATTAACTCTGTACAAATGCAAAGCCCCGACCTCAAGAACTGGCTTAGCGCCATTATCTCATATCAGCAATCTTGTGTTGACATTTTTGAAGATCAAAatgaaggagagagaaaaatcaaAGAACAACTACAAAGCCAGAGTTTGGATCGTGTTGAGAAGGTTTCCATCATAACTCTCGATATTGTTACTGGTTTGGCTAAGATCATTGAAGATCTTGGTCTGCATGTGCAAATGAAACCCATTGCTTCTTCTAGGCATGTTCTTCGCGAAGAGGTTGATAACGAGGGGTTCCCCGATTGGTTTTCCTCTTCAGATCGCAAGCTGTTGGCGAATGATGTGAAGTTTCATGTTCCAAATGTAGTGGTTGCTAAAGATAGTAGTGGGAACTCTAGGACGATTCAGGATGCAATTAACTCGTATCCAAAGGCAAAGAATTTTCAGGGAAGGTACATTATCTATGTTAAGGTGGGGATCTATAAAGAGAATTGTACGGTTCCATCTCATGCAATAAACGTTTTCATGTATGGCGATGGCCCTACTAAGACCATTATCACTGCTAGTATGAGCAATGTCACCCACAACCTCAAGACCATGTTAACTGCCACTTTCG TGAATAAAGCGGGAATGTTTCTTGCGAAGGACATGAGGTTTGAGAATGCAGCTGGTGCAAAAGGGCACCAAGCAGTTGCACTAAGAAATGTGGGAGATTTTTCAGCTTTCTATAACTGTCACATACACGGTTATCAAGACACCTTGTATGTTCAAGCTAACAGGCAATTCTACCGCAACTGCGAAATCGCTGGAACAGTTGACTTTATCTTTGGTACATCTCCCGCCGTGATTCAGAGAAGCAAGCTCATCGTGAGGAAGCCCTTGCCAACTCAGTTCAATGTGTTGGTCGCAGATGGCACCGTCGAGAGGAACATGACTACTGGCATTGTGATTCAGGAATGCCAGATTGTTCCAGATCCAATGTTTGACTCTGTCAAGTACCAAATCAAGACTTATTTGGGTAGGCCATGGAAGGAAGGATCGAGAGCAGTAATCATGGAATCATATCTGGGTGACTGGATTAATCCGGAAGGGTGGGCCCCTCATGATGGCAATGAGATGAAAGGCTTCTTAGATATTTGTGAGTATGGAAACACCGGACCTGCTACTTCAGTTCATGGAAGAATCAAGTGGAAGGGGTATCGTGGTATGATAACTAAGAATGAAGCCATGCGATTCACTGTTGCTGAATTCCTCAAGGGTGGACCTAACAATGGTGCTGACAGATGGTTGAACGCTCTTGGTGTTCCTTTTGACAGTGGTTTTCTAAGACCATAA